One stretch of Clupea harengus chromosome 2, Ch_v2.0.2, whole genome shotgun sequence DNA includes these proteins:
- the LOC105898094 gene encoding ankyrin repeat and SOCS box protein 9, with protein sequence MAESGGYRNIQKEQAHQAGQMMFFSNSLLADEESDWSPIHDAAYNGRLLSLSRIIKQGTSVNLVTLEQVSPLHVACLQGHTACAKTLLEHGANVSIPSVAGNTPLSAACGSGSTACVDLLLQHGAPAQGASASASPIHQAAAKGHTECIESLLQYGVDIDLSTDQSGSPLYTACANQNLSTVRRLLQLGASVNHSKDGDSPLHIAAQLSNPELVKTLLDHGADHRAKNKAGSQPVDMAPPNSAVVKLLRLTTHTDGI encoded by the exons ATGGCTGAGTCTGGAGGATATAGGAACATCCAGAAAGAACAAGCACACCAAGCTGGCCAAATGATGTTCTTTTCAAACTCACTGCTGGCAG ATGAAGAGTCTGATTGGTCTCCTATTCACGATGCTGCATATAATGGAAGGCTTCTTTCTTTGAGCCGTATTATTAAACAG GGAACCAGTGTTAACTTGGTGACTCTTGAGCAGGTTTCTCCCCTGCATGTAGCCTGTCTTCAGGGACATACTGCATGCGCTAAGACACTACTAGAGCATGGAGCTAAT GTGAGCATTCCATCCGTGGCTGGGAACACCCCTCTCTCAGCAGCCTGTGGCAGTGGGAGCACCGCCTGTGTGGATCTGCTCCTCCAGCACGGGGCTCCTGCTCAGGGGGCGAGCGCCTCAGCCTCCCCCATCCACCAGGCAGCCGCCAAAG GTCACACAGAGTGTATTGAGAGTTTGCTGCAGTATGGAGTGGATATTGACCTGAGCACAGATCAGTCTGGTTCTCCCCTCTACACGGCCTgtgccaatcagaacctcagcaCAGTGAGGAGACTGCTGCAACTAG GCGCCAGTGTCAACCACAGTAAGGACGGAGACTCTCCACTGCACATTGCTGCCCAGCTGTCTAATCCTGAGCTTGTCAAGACACTGCTGGACCATGGAGCTGACCACAGGGCCAAGAACAAAGCCGGCAGCCAGCCTGTGGACATGGCACCCCCTAACAGTGCTGTGGTGAAACTACTCAGACTGACCACTCATACTGATGGCATTTAA